From Pseudobacteroides sp., one genomic window encodes:
- a CDS encoding DDE-type integrase/transposase/recombinase, with protein sequence MNENGIVSRLKRKYKATTNSNLNYPVAPNLLNQDFSANNPNEKWVGDITYIPTDEGWLYLASIEDLFSKKVVGWSLGSRITKELT encoded by the coding sequence ATGAACGAAAATGGAATTGTAAGCAGATTAAAGAGAAAATACAAAGCAACAACAAATTCGAATCTTAACTACCCAGTTGCTCCTAACCTTTTAAATCAAGACTTTAGTGCAAATAATCCAAATGAAAAGTGGGTTGGAGATATAACCTATATACCAACCGATGAGGGATGGCTCTATCTTGCTAGTATTGAAGACTTATTTAGTAAAAAAGTAGTCGGCTGGTCTTTAGGTTCAAGAATTACTAAGGAGTTAACTA
- a CDS encoding universal stress protein, whose protein sequence is MSEKDRLTPEEALEIVNDQKRGHLKIFLGYAPGVGKTYSMLNEANRRYKRGKDIVIGYVESHQRAETDSQIGSLEIIPRRNILYNGMSMEEMDTDAIIERSPQVVLVDELAHTNVPGSKYAKRYEDVEEILNHGIDVISTLNVQHLESLNDMVYDITGIKVRETIPDIVVEKADEIVVVDITPDALQKRLKRGSVYKLDKVDQALKNFFRKGNLNALREIALRQTAEEVDEDMLEYMNEHGIKDNWQVAEKVLVCISTGKSATKLIRIGARLSKRFKCDWYVASVKCTNVFAPRYKKEHKETLDKYFALAKQLGAETAELIGESISGELAKFAQEKHITQIIVGHSARTTLETFLRGSTITRLLKKTKNIAVYVIPNDK, encoded by the coding sequence ATGAGCGAAAAAGACAGACTAACACCAGAAGAGGCTCTTGAGATAGTAAATGACCAAAAAAGAGGCCACCTTAAAATATTCTTAGGATATGCTCCAGGTGTTGGTAAGACATATTCCATGCTTAATGAAGCAAACAGACGATATAAAAGAGGCAAGGATATCGTAATTGGCTATGTAGAATCCCATCAACGTGCTGAGACAGACAGTCAAATAGGAAGTCTTGAAATTATTCCTAGAAGAAATATCCTGTATAACGGTATGAGTATGGAGGAAATGGACACAGATGCTATTATTGAAAGAAGTCCTCAGGTTGTCCTTGTTGATGAACTGGCACATACTAATGTGCCTGGATCCAAATATGCTAAAAGATATGAAGATGTTGAGGAGATCCTAAACCATGGGATAGATGTAATATCCACTTTGAATGTTCAGCATTTGGAGAGCCTTAATGACATGGTTTATGATATAACTGGCATAAAAGTACGTGAAACAATTCCTGATATCGTTGTAGAAAAAGCAGATGAGATTGTTGTAGTGGATATTACTCCTGATGCCCTGCAAAAAAGACTCAAAAGAGGAAGCGTATACAAGCTTGATAAAGTAGATCAGGCTTTAAAGAATTTTTTTAGAAAGGGAAACCTCAATGCACTAAGAGAAATTGCTTTGAGACAAACTGCCGAAGAAGTAGACGAAGACATGCTGGAATATATGAATGAACATGGGATTAAAGATAATTGGCAAGTTGCTGAAAAGGTTCTGGTATGTATTAGTACAGGAAAGTCGGCAACAAAGCTCATAAGAATAGGTGCACGGCTTTCAAAGAGATTTAAATGTGATTGGTATGTCGCTAGTGTAAAATGCACAAATGTATTTGCTCCTAGATATAAGAAAGAACACAAAGAAACCCTTGATAAGTATTTTGCTCTTGCAAAACAGCTCGGTGCTGAGACTGCCGAACTCATTGGTGAAAGTATTTCAGGAGAGCTTGCTAAATTTGCACAGGAAAAACATATAACACAAATAATTGTTGGGCACTCTGCAAGAACAACTCTTGAAACCTTTCTAAGGGGATCTACTATTACAAGGCTATTGAAAAAGACAAAAAATATAGCTGTGTATGTTATTCCGAATGATAAATAA
- a CDS encoding sensor protein KdpD: MENKDKLPINEPITIWDKEQRGHLKIFIGYAPGVGKTYTMLTEGNRRKKYGQDVVIGYVESHNRTETDDQIGDLEIIPLKKVLYNKTEMDEMDTESIIAKKPQVVLIDELAHTNAPGSKNKKRYMDVEEILNQGINVITTLNIQHLESLNDVVYQITGIKVKETIPDYIVDKADEIVVVDLTPDALQNRLNRGKIYDPEKVTHALKNFFRKVNLNALRELTLRQTAEEVDEELSEYMKKEGIRDNWHTAERITVCISAGPSSKKLIRRGARIAKRYKCEWYVITVTCTNRFAKKQSLKDRQLLHTHFQLAKQLGAEVATLEGKSVTEEIVKWCNEKHITQIFIGYPRRTLFELIFRGSTVSKLIKKLNNVDIHLIANEVK; this comes from the coding sequence ATGGAAAATAAAGATAAATTGCCAATTAACGAGCCTATAACAATTTGGGATAAGGAACAAAGGGGCCATCTTAAGATTTTTATAGGTTATGCCCCAGGAGTTGGAAAAACCTATACAATGCTTACTGAGGGCAATCGGCGGAAAAAATATGGGCAGGATGTAGTTATTGGCTATGTTGAATCGCACAACAGGACTGAAACAGACGATCAAATAGGTGATCTTGAAATAATTCCGCTAAAAAAAGTTCTTTATAATAAAACCGAAATGGATGAAATGGACACTGAGTCTATTATTGCAAAAAAACCACAAGTTGTACTAATTGATGAACTTGCTCATACAAATGCTCCTGGCTCAAAAAACAAGAAAAGGTATATGGATGTAGAAGAAATTTTAAACCAAGGAATAAATGTAATTACTACTCTTAATATACAACACCTTGAAAGCCTGAATGATGTTGTTTATCAAATCACTGGTATTAAAGTAAAGGAGACTATTCCAGATTATATAGTGGATAAAGCTGACGAAATTGTAGTAGTGGACCTTACACCTGATGCCCTCCAAAATAGGCTCAATCGTGGAAAAATATATGATCCAGAAAAGGTTACTCATGCTCTTAAGAATTTTTTCAGAAAGGTAAATCTAAATGCTTTAAGAGAGCTTACCTTAAGACAAACTGCGGAAGAAGTAGATGAAGAACTTTCGGAGTACATGAAGAAGGAAGGTATTAGGGATAACTGGCACACTGCCGAAAGAATCACTGTATGTATCAGTGCAGGCCCATCCTCTAAAAAACTTATTCGAAGAGGGGCCCGAATAGCAAAACGTTATAAGTGCGAATGGTATGTAATCACGGTGACCTGTACGAACCGTTTTGCTAAAAAGCAATCGTTAAAAGATAGACAACTTTTACACACCCACTTTCAGTTAGCAAAGCAATTAGGGGCTGAAGTTGCTACTCTAGAAGGGAAGAGTGTTACTGAGGAAATTGTTAAATGGTGCAACGAAAAACACATTACCCAAATTTTTATAGGCTATCCCAGAAGGACTTTATTTGAATTGATATTTAGAGGTTCAACTGTAAGTAAATTAATCAAAAAATTAAACAATGTTGATATTCATTTAATAGCAAACGAAGTAAAATAA
- a CDS encoding helix-turn-helix domain-containing protein: MNATEFAKLIGVSRATLYRYINEYEETSAIKNK; encoded by the coding sequence ATAAACGCTACAGAGTTTGCAAAATTGATAGGTGTAAGCAGGGCAACTCTTTATAGATATATTAATGAGTATGAGGAAACCAGTGCTATTAAAAATAAATAG
- a CDS encoding recombinase family protein, which translates to MSDKKYIHKATGKNSDRPQLNKLMVESIKGDNIYVESISRLGRNVDDLRKITEYFKEKGVTVHFIKEGFSTDGNMYKFLLAILEAVAEMEREIIVERVRYGIEKAKKFGTKSGIAIGRPERTIPKDFEKYYKK; encoded by the coding sequence TTGTCTGACAAGAAGTATATTCATAAAGCTACTGGAAAAAACTCAGATAGACCACAGTTAAATAAACTTATGGTCGAATCTATAAAGGGTGACAATATATATGTTGAAAGTATTAGCAGGCTTGGTAGAAACGTTGATGATCTTCGCAAGATCACTGAATATTTCAAAGAAAAGGGTGTTACTGTTCATTTTATAAAAGAAGGCTTCAGTACTGACGGAAATATGTATAAGTTCTTACTTGCTATCCTTGAAGCTGTTGCGGAGATGGAAAGAGAAATCATTGTTGAAAGAGTAAGGTACGGAATTGAAAAGGCGAAAAAGTTTGGAACTAAAAGTGGCATTGCTATTGGCAGGCCGGAAAGAACTATACCAAAAGATTTTGAAAAGTATTATAAGAAGTGA
- a CDS encoding ADP-ribosylglycohydrolase family protein yields the protein MKEIVLGSIMGAAVGDSLGLLYEGLSAQHQKKLYKNIHCQKFFMGKSLISDDTEHTLMVAHALYHSSGDEVMFLKHLAKSLRKWIISMPLGVGFASLRACVKLLFGFSPKKSGVFSAGNGPAMRSALIGIIYGNDNDKMKSLVGISTRITHTDPKAEIGALTIAYAAFIASTQKTVEPSSFHEGLKKLLIDYESNEFLKLIEDVVKSIYNGESSKEYVKRIGLEKGISGYIYHTVPVVIHSWLSYKGDFRRSIIEMIECGGDTDTTAAILGSILGGSVTAAGIPEDLQKNFYLFPYPTKYFEDIAQVLGNRSKRISEIQIKEPFWGLSLCRNLIFIPVIVFYVIRRMLPPY from the coding sequence GTGAAAGAAATAGTTTTAGGATCAATAATGGGAGCGGCTGTTGGGGATTCATTGGGATTATTATATGAAGGGTTATCAGCACAGCATCAAAAAAAACTTTATAAAAATATCCATTGTCAAAAGTTTTTTATGGGCAAAAGCCTTATTTCTGATGATACAGAGCATACACTGATGGTTGCTCATGCTTTATACCATTCCTCAGGAGATGAAGTGATGTTTTTAAAACATCTTGCAAAATCCTTGAGAAAATGGATAATATCAATGCCTTTGGGGGTTGGATTTGCATCGTTAAGAGCATGTGTGAAATTGCTTTTTGGTTTTTCACCAAAAAAGAGTGGTGTTTTTTCAGCTGGGAATGGTCCTGCCATGAGGAGTGCATTGATAGGAATTATTTATGGTAATGATAACGATAAAATGAAAAGTCTGGTGGGAATTTCTACAAGGATTACCCATACTGATCCAAAAGCTGAAATTGGTGCTTTAACCATTGCATATGCTGCTTTTATTGCTAGTACACAAAAGACAGTAGAACCTTCAAGTTTTCATGAGGGATTAAAAAAACTTCTTATAGATTATGAAAGCAACGAGTTTCTTAAGCTTATTGAAGATGTTGTAAAGAGTATTTACAATGGAGAAAGTTCTAAGGAATATGTGAAACGGATAGGATTAGAAAAAGGAATTAGCGGATATATATATCATACTGTTCCTGTAGTTATTCATTCATGGCTAAGTTATAAGGGGGACTTTAGAAGAAGTATTATAGAAATGATCGAATGTGGTGGCGATACTGATACTACAGCAGCTATTTTAGGAAGTATTCTGGGAGGAAGTGTAACAGCGGCAGGAATTCCGGAAGACTTGCAAAAGAACTTCTACTTATTTCCATATCCCACGAAGTATTTTGAAGATATAGCACAAGTACTTGGTAATAGAAGCAAGAGAATTTCTGAAATTCAGATTAAAGAACCTTTTTGGGGCCTGAGCCTATGTCGAAACCTTATTTTTATTCCTGTAATTGTATTTTATGTTATTAGGAGAATGCTTCCTCCATATTGA
- a CDS encoding adenosine deaminase, with protein sequence MSDYDKLFISAIENRDIQTLKLIPKSDLHNHFFLGGNREYINKRLGITIPKLSNKLHSMDEMHTWVGQNIGDIFGTTDKRRLAIEATFVQANDDGVTVLEIGDDVWANGHFYGGNVNLLIETFQEMQEMFAPKIEFRFQIGLSRHCPVNMLEEWIAPFLEKDCFFSIDLYGDEMAQPIKNFKPIYRKAKEKGLLLKAHVGEWGCADSVKEAVEELELNEIQHGISVYKSPAIMNWLSDNKIQLNICPTSNVMLNRVESIKDHPIRTLFDHGIKVTVNSDDILVFGQSVSQEFINLYDAGLFNAKELNIIRKYGLGIQ encoded by the coding sequence ATGTCAGACTATGATAAGTTATTTATTAGTGCCATTGAGAATAGGGATATACAAACATTAAAATTGATTCCTAAATCAGACTTACATAACCATTTTTTCCTCGGTGGAAATAGAGAATATATTAATAAGCGTTTAGGTATTACAATACCTAAACTAAGTAATAAATTGCATAGCATGGATGAAATGCACACATGGGTTGGGCAAAATATTGGTGATATTTTCGGTACTACTGATAAAAGAAGATTAGCGATTGAAGCTACTTTTGTTCAGGCAAATGATGATGGTGTCACTGTTTTGGAAATTGGTGATGATGTTTGGGCAAATGGACATTTTTATGGCGGTAACGTAAATCTGTTAATTGAAACATTTCAGGAAATGCAAGAAATGTTTGCTCCAAAAATAGAATTTCGATTTCAAATTGGTCTATCTAGGCATTGTCCGGTAAACATGCTTGAGGAATGGATTGCACCATTTCTAGAAAAGGATTGTTTTTTTTCAATTGATTTGTATGGAGATGAAATGGCTCAGCCAATCAAAAATTTTAAACCAATTTACCGAAAAGCCAAAGAAAAAGGACTTTTGCTGAAAGCTCATGTAGGCGAATGGGGTTGTGCAGATTCTGTTAAAGAAGCGGTTGAAGAGCTAGAGTTAAATGAAATACAACATGGAATTTCTGTTTACAAGTCTCCGGCAATAATGAACTGGCTTTCAGATAATAAAATTCAGTTAAATATATGTCCTACAAGTAATGTTATGTTAAATCGAGTGGAAAGTATAAAAGATCATCCAATTAGAACCTTGTTTGATCATGGTATAAAAGTTACAGTTAATTCTGATGATATTTTAGTTTTTGGTCAAAGTGTTTCACAAGAATTTATTAATTTGTATGATGCAGGATTATTTAATGCAAAGGAATTAAATATCATACGGAAATATGGATTAGGAATCCAATAG
- a CDS encoding HAD family hydrolase, with the protein MKISFDLDDTLILTDKDAIYEKPVRGFKALFYKEKLRKGIIVLCEELKSLGFDICVYTTSERSISYIKHLFGVYRIKLSNVINQKVHKEFVQGTRKEVMPSKVPSKFRIDLHIDDDISVKQNGIQFGFNVLIISKDDKDWSLKVLNEAMRIKKIKEAL; encoded by the coding sequence ATGAAGATTTCATTTGATTTAGATGATACATTAATATTGACTGACAAGGATGCAATATATGAAAAGCCAGTTAGGGGCTTTAAAGCTTTATTTTATAAAGAAAAGCTACGAAAAGGAATAATAGTTTTGTGTGAAGAACTAAAATCTTTAGGATTTGATATTTGTGTTTATACAACATCAGAAAGAAGTATTAGTTATATAAAGCACTTATTTGGCGTTTACCGTATAAAGTTGAGTAATGTTATAAATCAAAAGGTTCATAAAGAATTTGTTCAGGGAACAAGAAAAGAAGTTATGCCATCGAAAGTACCATCAAAATTTAGAATTGATTTACATATTGATGATGATATTTCGGTTAAACAAAATGGAATACAGTTTGGTTTCAATGTATTAATTATATCTAAAGATGATAAAGATTGGAGTCTAAAAGTACTGAATGAAGCAATGAGAATTAAGAAGATTAAAGAGGCTCTGTAA
- a CDS encoding PQQ-binding-like beta-propeller repeat protein has translation MKKPLFNYKIKGIRQPMISDKGVVLDNKLFFAVKYDKGGFYESQLIAVDLDTGAENIILVVPHLIRNTVLFDNEYLYINSFNAILYCIDYIDLSIKWECKFGDRNPDWHIGVTDKSILAFNGELFNIDKSTGNVLWTYQHPSNHSSCHILVKEDFIYHGLSDGYFYCFDLIKQKIKWTFGENLYFKSAAFLLGTLIIVCATNGIVYVLESSSGREITNFDTGGAIYREPIIKDNKIFIGNDFGMVYCLEFVTEKSKINKIWEYKASDTISSRVVILNSFVYLSSEDNYFYKLDMTSGDEIFKEKVVSYARDIVFTEDKMILLSDKGQVDCYSAV, from the coding sequence ATGAAAAAACCGTTATTTAATTATAAAATAAAGGGAATCAGACAACCAATGATATCTGATAAAGGAGTGGTATTGGACAACAAACTATTTTTTGCCGTGAAATATGACAAAGGTGGTTTTTATGAAAGTCAGTTGATTGCCGTAGATTTAGATACTGGTGCAGAAAATATCATTTTAGTAGTTCCTCATCTTATCAGAAACACTGTTTTGTTTGATAACGAGTATTTATATATTAACTCATTCAATGCAATCTTGTATTGTATTGATTATATAGATTTGTCAATAAAATGGGAATGTAAATTTGGAGACCGAAACCCAGATTGGCATATTGGTGTTACTGACAAGAGCATACTAGCATTTAATGGAGAGCTATTTAATATTGATAAATCAACAGGGAATGTCTTGTGGACTTACCAGCATCCTTCCAATCATTCAAGTTGCCATATACTTGTAAAAGAGGACTTTATTTATCATGGATTGAGTGATGGGTATTTCTATTGTTTTGACTTAATAAAACAAAAAATCAAATGGACTTTTGGAGAAAATCTTTATTTTAAGTCTGCTGCTTTTCTCTTAGGCACTTTAATTATTGTTTGTGCAACAAACGGCATCGTTTATGTTTTAGAAAGTTCATCTGGTAGAGAAATTACAAACTTTGATACAGGCGGTGCTATATACCGAGAGCCAATTATCAAAGATAATAAGATTTTCATCGGTAATGATTTTGGTATGGTGTACTGCTTGGAATTTGTTACGGAAAAATCTAAGATTAATAAAATATGGGAATATAAAGCTAGTGATACAATTAGTTCAAGAGTAGTAATTTTAAATAGTTTCGTATACCTATCTTCTGAGGATAATTACTTTTATAAATTGGATATGACAAGTGGAGATGAAATCTTTAAAGAAAAAGTGGTGTCCTATGCACGTGATATTGTTTTTACAGAGGACAAAATGATTTTGTTAAGTGATAAGGGACAAGTAGATTGCTATAGTGCAGTATAA
- a CDS encoding VanZ family protein, giving the protein MRKILSWISVFLWMLLIFNLSSQVAEQSNQLSTGITEIIDNVVKKVDSNLDINLESLNHLVRKNAHFIAYLILGVLVFNALRRSGTNRHMSFLLAQLICIVYAASDEIHQMYVPGRSTQVTDVVIDSTGAFLGIVIYWCASKMKNRKNT; this is encoded by the coding sequence ATGAGAAAAATTCTTTCCTGGATATCTGTGTTTCTTTGGATGCTGCTTATTTTTAACCTCTCGTCCCAGGTTGCCGAGCAATCCAACCAATTAAGCACAGGTATAACAGAGATAATTGATAATGTTGTTAAGAAAGTTGATTCCAATTTAGACATTAATCTGGAAAGTTTAAATCATCTAGTACGCAAGAATGCCCATTTTATTGCATATTTAATTCTGGGAGTACTTGTATTTAATGCATTGAGACGCAGTGGAACCAATCGGCACATGAGTTTCTTGTTAGCACAGTTAATTTGTATTGTTTACGCAGCATCGGATGAAATACACCAGATGTATGTGCCGGGCAGAAGTACACAAGTAACCGATGTAGTTATTGATAGTACAGGGGCTTTTTTAGGAATAGTAATATATTGGTGTGCTTCTAAGATGAAAAACAGAAAAAATACATAA
- a CDS encoding Coenzyme F420 hydrogenase/dehydrogenase, beta subunit C-terminal domain: protein MQTVYDNKKVCCGCTACKCICPVQSINMIADEEGFLYPDINHEQCISCGLCKRICAFQNKNYTADSIRVPEVYAAKHKDDDVRKKSSSGGAFTAISDHILLKNGVVYGAAYDESFRVVHKRAQTTKERDELRGSKYVQSDLNNAFIDIKEDLTNDRIVLFTGTGCQAAGLISYLKNAHVDTKKLITVDLICHGVPSPNIFKDYIFYLEKKNRSKIKQYFFRSKVNGWGHTEEAVFENGRNDYTSRLSQAHKELFYSDLCLRPSCYNCKYACIARPADITIADYWGVEKYFPKFYDKLGVSAILINTNKGKEVFLESADCMEYIKSNINDCASRQNNLHSPTPINPQRAEFWSDYLHHGFNYITKKYTHYGFIKRIRRLVIYILKRIRGLI, encoded by the coding sequence ATGCAGACTGTATATGATAATAAAAAAGTTTGTTGTGGATGCACAGCTTGTAAGTGTATATGTCCTGTACAATCCATAAACATGATTGCAGATGAAGAAGGGTTTTTATATCCTGATATAAATCACGAGCAATGTATTAGCTGTGGACTTTGCAAAAGGATTTGTGCTTTTCAGAATAAAAACTATACAGCTGATAGCATTAGAGTGCCGGAAGTCTACGCTGCCAAACATAAAGATGATGATGTCAGAAAAAAAAGTTCATCCGGGGGGGCATTTACCGCAATATCTGATCATATCCTATTAAAAAACGGTGTGGTTTACGGGGCAGCTTATGATGAAAGCTTTCGAGTCGTTCATAAAAGAGCTCAAACCACAAAAGAACGAGATGAGTTAAGGGGTTCCAAGTATGTTCAAAGTGACTTAAATAATGCATTCATTGATATAAAGGAAGACTTAACAAATGATAGAATTGTTTTATTTACAGGAACAGGATGCCAGGCAGCCGGACTAATAAGTTATTTAAAAAATGCCCATGTAGATACCAAAAAACTAATAACTGTAGATCTCATATGCCATGGAGTGCCAAGTCCCAATATTTTCAAAGATTATATTTTTTACCTGGAAAAGAAAAATAGAAGCAAGATAAAACAATATTTCTTTCGTTCAAAGGTAAATGGTTGGGGGCATACTGAAGAAGCTGTATTTGAAAATGGAAGAAATGATTATACTTCAAGGTTGTCACAAGCACATAAAGAGTTGTTTTATTCTGATTTATGTCTAAGACCTTCTTGCTATAACTGCAAATACGCATGCATTGCAAGACCTGCAGACATAACAATTGCTGATTATTGGGGAGTAGAAAAATACTTTCCAAAGTTCTATGATAAGCTGGGAGTTTCAGCTATATTAATTAATACAAATAAAGGCAAAGAAGTTTTTTTAGAATCAGCGGATTGTATGGAATATATTAAAAGCAATATTAATGATTGTGCATCAAGGCAGAACAATCTTCACTCCCCAACACCTATTAATCCTCAAAGGGCTGAATTCTGGAGCGATTATCTGCATCACGGTTTCAATTATATAACAAAAAAATATACACATTATGGTTTTATAAAAAGAATTAGAAGGCTTGTAATTTATATTTTGAAGCGTATAAGGGGACTCATATAA
- a CDS encoding polysaccharide pyruvyl transferase family protein has protein sequence MSKSLIVTFHCVPNFGANLQAFALQKTLEKFLVDVEILDYRPKALTGEYKLLNTHSLKGFILSLYNVLPTWLRYKKFKRFQNRYYKLSPSQFKYLAKEFAIDSDYVFAGSDQIWNPRITGGYDGVYFGDFMAGKNCKKISYGASIGISSLTKEENYQLKALIKKLDDISVRENSAHQIISALTDKRVEVVLDPTLLLDIKEWDNIKINKNHGKYLLLYSISGHNETYEIAYKVSKMTGLNILEVSTKNFKPFSKKHHKIVRNAGPSEFLGLISSAEFVVTDSFHGTVFSLIYKKPFYTIPNKTKPSRMVELLSKLGLTDRLISDTNNFNYDPVIQYEKVNELLNIEKKKSIDFIKKAMNINNE, from the coding sequence TTGAGCAAGTCATTAATTGTTACATTTCACTGTGTACCAAACTTTGGAGCCAACTTACAAGCGTTTGCATTGCAAAAAACATTGGAAAAATTTTTAGTAGATGTAGAAATATTGGACTATAGACCAAAAGCTCTGACTGGAGAGTACAAACTTTTAAATACACATTCACTAAAAGGCTTCATACTATCTTTATATAATGTTTTACCAACATGGCTAAGGTACAAAAAATTTAAGCGTTTTCAGAATCGATATTATAAATTGTCACCCTCGCAATTTAAATATTTAGCAAAAGAATTTGCTATAGATAGTGATTATGTTTTTGCAGGCAGTGACCAAATATGGAATCCAAGGATAACCGGTGGTTATGACGGGGTTTATTTTGGAGATTTCATGGCAGGCAAGAACTGCAAAAAAATCTCCTATGGGGCCAGTATTGGCATATCTTCATTAACAAAAGAGGAAAATTACCAATTAAAAGCTCTAATAAAAAAGTTGGACGATATAAGCGTTCGAGAAAATAGTGCACATCAGATAATATCAGCTTTAACTGATAAGCGTGTAGAAGTAGTTTTAGATCCAACTCTTCTTTTAGATATAAAAGAATGGGATAACATCAAAATTAACAAGAATCATGGTAAATACTTACTTTTATATTCTATATCCGGCCATAATGAAACTTATGAAATAGCTTACAAGGTTTCGAAGATGACCGGCTTGAATATATTGGAGGTTTCAACAAAGAATTTTAAGCCCTTTAGTAAAAAGCATCATAAAATTGTTAGAAATGCAGGTCCTAGTGAATTTCTAGGATTAATAAGTTCAGCTGAGTTTGTAGTAACAGATTCATTTCATGGAACTGTATTTTCGTTGATTTATAAAAAACCTTTTTATACCATACCTAATAAAACAAAGCCCTCTAGAATGGTTGAGCTTCTTTCAAAATTGGGATTAACCGACAGACTAATAAGTGATACAAATAATTTCAATTATGATCCTGTAATACAATACGAAAAAGTTAATGAGCTACTTAACATTGAAAAGAAAAAGTCTATAGATTTTATTAAGAAGGCAATGAATATAAACAATGAATAG
- a CDS encoding glycosyltransferase family 2 protein, with the protein MLLSVIVPVYNTEKHLKKCIESILGQTYKQLELILVDDGSQDKSGEICDYFANTDGRVIVIHRENAGVSASRNLGIDIAKGDYITFVDSDDWLEENTYDILIGLVQTSSSDIVVSNSYFRNDRDIKNIGIPLDKSIYSSEEAKELLLKFQFSTSLWMCVYKRSIIDGLYLNESIHYWEDLEYQYRLIDKSEKIVINTKPLYHYREGSITHNTLNEKKLSCLKIPEIFKQLTKVGDNYTASIITDMKVKFLFELATLGAKDPNHSKECDSRIRLNAKNILTYVIFSKSYKLTKKLYLLILTFNPKLYYFLFNIKYKFVRV; encoded by the coding sequence TGTATTGAATCTATATTAGGGCAAACCTATAAACAATTGGAGTTGATTTTAGTTGATGACGGTTCGCAGGATAAGTCCGGTGAAATTTGTGATTATTTTGCAAATACAGATGGAAGGGTAATTGTTATACATAGAGAAAATGCTGGAGTTTCAGCTTCCAGAAACCTTGGTATAGATATTGCTAAAGGTGATTATATAACATTTGTAGATAGCGATGACTGGCTGGAAGAAAACACCTATGATATTCTGATTGGGTTGGTTCAAACTAGTAGTTCAGATATTGTTGTAAGTAATTCATATTTTAGAAATGACAGAGATATTAAAAATATTGGCATACCACTAGACAAATCCATTTACTCATCAGAAGAGGCAAAGGAACTTTTGCTCAAATTTCAATTCTCAACCTCATTGTGGATGTGTGTATATAAAAGATCTATAATAGACGGACTTTATTTAAACGAAAGCATCCATTATTGGGAGGATTTAGAGTATCAGTATCGCTTAATTGATAAATCGGAGAAAATTGTAATCAACACAAAACCCCTTTATCATTACAGGGAAGGCAGTATTACACATAATACCCTTAATGAAAAAAAACTGTCCTGCTTGAAAATTCCAGAGATTTTCAAACAACTTACAAAGGTTGGCGACAATTATACTGCTAGTATAATCACCGATATGAAGGTCAAATTTTTGTTTGAATTGGCGACTTTAGGTGCAAAAGACCCAAACCACTCAAAAGAATGCGATTCAAGGATCCGGTTAAATGCAAAAAATATATTAACTTATGTAATTTTCAGTAAGTCCTATAAATTAACTAAAAAGCTCTACCTTTTGATTTTAACATTTAATCCTAAATTATATTACTTTCTCTTTAATATTAAGTACAAATTTGTTAGGGTGTGA